One Mus musculus strain C57BL/6J chromosome X, GRCm38.p6 C57BL/6J DNA window includes the following coding sequences:
- the Srsx gene encoding uncharacterized protein Srsx has product MQNSAEIPPVTQEVIESLSATQDSPKLPAPSPLCPEAEEPLTYTQSISKSSESVPETPEALASVLGSLCLLKPNEGALGPLVSEQGILRTPAFPQESLELSQPAQGPLKPVPSPPVTMGASFSTEFQGLSLCAEGDIIPTPPHEDVWRNSSYHKKSPRRFKSNQSILKHVPFPEGDIRYCLSDLDALKCISSAESSLTSSKYAEKESSPTSTPQRSISPLKSSQLSFRSSILCKKGLSHSPPPGDCPTPSKLRKTRPSPSSVDQESLKSVRSKHAGWKHCHSSKMWVRACKSKKRGVKLKTVTNINFATSDSAKGACRCSPSYEVGLRSPLPNQGIHRPSKSTETPSEKAPSDQWDTQASNSEHEVGKPSSIPTEECMRTTVSHEDSLRHPTSPHEIPRHATSTRRKQRKASLTQGALQTSPTDQECIESS; this is encoded by the coding sequence atgcaaaatagtgcagaaataccacctgtcacccaagaggtcatagaatctttgtcagccacacaagattctcccaaattaccagctccttcaccactttgtccagaggcagaagaacctctgacatatacacaatccatttctaagagttcagaatctgtgccagagactccagaagctttggcatctgttttagggtctctgtgtcttttgaaacccaatgaaggtgctctgggccctttagtatctgaacaagggatcctgagaacaccagcatttccccaggaaagtctagaactttctcaaccagcccaagggcctctaaaacctgtgccatctcccccagtaaccatgggtgcttccttttcaacagagtttcagggactgtccctttgtgcagaaggggacattatccctacccctcctcatgaagatgtctggagaaattcctcttatcacaagaagagccctagacgtttcaaatctaaccaaagcatattgaaacatgtcccatttcctgaaggggatatcagatactgcctttcagaccttgatgccttaaaatgtatctcttctgccgaaagtagcctcacatcttccaagtatgcagaaaaggaatccagtcctacctctactcctcaaaggagcatctcccccttgaaatcatcacaattgagtttcagatctagtatcctttgtaaaaaaggtctcagtcattctcctcctccaggagattgccccacaccttctaaattgcggaaaacaagaccaagcccttcctctgtcgATCAAGAGAGCCTGAAATCTGtacgctcaaaacatgcgggctggaaacactgccattcttccaaaatgtgggtaagagcttgcaaatctaagaaaagaggtgtaaagcttaaaactgtgactaacataaacttcgccacttctgattctgctaaaggagcctgcagatgctcaccatcttaTGAGGTGggtctcagaagtcccctaccaaaccaaggcattcacagaccatccaagtctactgaaaccccatcagaaaaagccccttctgaccaatgggacacccaagcttccaattcagagcatgaggttggcaagccatcctccatccctacagaagagtgcatgcgaacaactgtttctcatgaagacagcctcaggcatcccacctctcctcatgagattcccagacacgctacttctaccagaagaaaacagaggaaagcctctctta